A DNA window from Cetobacterium ceti contains the following coding sequences:
- the acpS gene encoding holo-ACP synthase — MKLIGLGNDIIEISRIEKAISKNGFIEKVFSSEEIEVIKSKGNRSESYGGRFAAKEAISKALGTGVRNFKLVDIVILNDSLGKPYVIFKNNLEKYMKNYIIEISISHCKEYATAVAIIFAKGE; from the coding sequence ATGAAGCTAATTGGATTAGGAAATGATATTATAGAGATTTCTAGAATAGAGAAGGCTATTTCTAAAAATGGTTTTATAGAAAAGGTATTTTCTAGTGAAGAAATTGAAGTGATAAAAAGCAAGGGAAATAGAAGTGAAAGTTATGGAGGGAGATTTGCAGCTAAGGAAGCTATATCTAAAGCTCTAGGAACTGGTGTAAGAAATTTTAAATTAGTTGATATTGTTATTTTAAATGACTCCCTAGGGAAACCCTATGTAATATTTAAAAATAATCTTGAAAAGTATATGAAAAATTATATAATAGAGATTTCAATTTCCCATTGTAAGGAGTATGCAACTGCTGTGGCGATAA